From Prochlorococcus sp. MIT 1223, the proteins below share one genomic window:
- a CDS encoding Y-family DNA polymerase, translated as MTKFIALIDGNNFYASCEQMINPALSGKPVIVLSNNDGCIISRSAEARELNIKMGQPYFKIANTVDALGINVCSSNYSLYGDMSNRLMSLIEERSEKIEVYSIDEAFVQISHSNRNNLIYWAQELRAIVQRNIGLTVAIGIGKNKVQAKIANYLSKELETHAGIFNICMEDRKDTWLERVDVEKIWGIGTSMSSWCRRKGINNAKQFRDMSTNLLKAKYGVIGIRIQEELRGNKCINLLTKQSSKKETCVSRSLKKPIINKAQLKQVIASHIILASAKLRKQKQLTGSITIFARTSLYNPNFHSRSASKKLNVPCNNTNTLIKISLSLIDEIYSENCRFTKTGVIMQKLQGIDFIQLCLNNQNDIDNFRRQEVLMKTIDNLNMRYGKDTIKWCISFINKGSHVNHLNLSPAASTRFKEIGIARA; from the coding sequence ATGACTAAATTTATAGCATTAATTGATGGAAATAACTTTTATGCATCTTGCGAACAAATGATTAATCCTGCTTTATCAGGTAAACCTGTAATAGTTCTTTCAAATAATGATGGATGTATTATATCAAGAAGTGCAGAAGCACGAGAGTTAAATATAAAGATGGGACAACCTTACTTCAAGATAGCTAATACAGTAGACGCTCTTGGAATCAATGTCTGCAGTTCAAATTACTCATTATATGGAGACATGAGTAATCGATTAATGAGTTTAATAGAAGAGAGGTCTGAGAAAATAGAGGTATATTCAATCGACGAAGCCTTTGTACAAATATCTCATTCAAATAGAAATAATCTAATTTATTGGGCACAAGAACTCCGTGCGATTGTCCAACGTAATATAGGCTTAACAGTAGCTATTGGTATTGGGAAGAATAAGGTTCAAGCTAAAATTGCTAATTATCTATCTAAAGAATTAGAAACACATGCTGGTATTTTTAATATTTGCATGGAAGACAGGAAAGATACTTGGCTAGAAAGAGTAGATGTCGAAAAGATATGGGGAATTGGAACAAGCATGTCTTCCTGGTGTAGAAGAAAAGGAATTAATAATGCAAAACAATTTAGAGATATGTCAACTAATTTACTTAAAGCTAAATATGGAGTAATTGGAATACGTATTCAGGAAGAACTACGAGGTAATAAATGCATCAATCTTTTGACAAAACAATCATCTAAAAAAGAGACTTGTGTAAGTAGAAGTTTAAAAAAGCCAATAATTAACAAAGCTCAACTCAAACAAGTAATTGCTTCTCATATTATTTTAGCAAGTGCAAAACTAAGAAAACAAAAACAACTTACTGGAAGTATAACTATATTTGCAAGAACAAGTTTATATAATCCAAATTTCCATAGTAGAAGTGCTAGTAAAAAATTGAATGTTCCATGCAATAATACTAATACTCTGATAAAAATTTCACTATCTTTAATTGATGAAATTTATTCTGAGAACTGCAGATTTACTAAGACAGGTGTAATAATGCAAAAACTCCAGGGTATCGACTTTATTCAACTATGCTTAAATAATCAAAATGATATTGATAACTTTAGAAGGCAAGAAGTTCTAATGAAAACAATTGATAATTTAAATATGCGTTATGGGAAAGATACTATTAAATGGTGTATCTCATTTATTAACAAAGGTTCTCATGTGAATCATCTAAACTTAAGCCCTGCCGCCTCTACAAGATTTAAAGAAATTGGAATTGCAAGAGCATAG
- a CDS encoding serine hydroxymethyltransferase yields the protein MLELIINDSPYQLIKMEFLLFLKPNEIEILNIMQKIDYKVEENTPLCLIGDQYFGFLKHKQRRIVICTNNAKVKGGYSFSNQSQYEGFNKTGIYIRRALRHEAVHVAQHCNNGDLINIETKRKMKIHPYKLDSLKGSTRISGKREHEYQAYMIEDKPKIIIKALRKYCL from the coding sequence GTGTTAGAATTAATAATAAACGATAGTCCTTACCAATTAATAAAGATGGAATTTCTTTTATTTCTTAAACCAAATGAAATTGAAATATTGAATATAATGCAAAAAATAGATTATAAGGTAGAAGAAAATACTCCTTTATGCTTAATAGGAGATCAATATTTTGGATTTCTCAAACACAAACAAAGAAGAATAGTAATTTGTACGAATAATGCAAAGGTAAAAGGTGGCTATTCTTTTTCTAATCAAAGTCAATATGAAGGATTTAATAAGACAGGGATATATATTAGGAGAGCTTTGAGGCATGAAGCAGTTCATGTCGCTCAACATTGTAATAACGGAGATCTTATAAATATAGAAACAAAAAGAAAGATGAAAATACATCCATATAAATTAGACTCATTAAAAGGTTCAACAAGAATTTCTGGAAAAAGAGAACATGAATATCAAGCTTATATGATTGAAGATAAACCTAAGATAATAATAAAGGCGTTAAGAAAATATTGCTTATAA
- the dnaG gene encoding DNA primase yields the protein MTSPRFHPRTIEAVKERADIVDIVGEHVVLKKRGREFVGICPFHDDSKPSMTVSPAKQFYYCFSCGAGGNSIKFLMEFQRQSFSEVVLELARRYQLPIETFDAPQQERFRKQLSRKESLLRVLSLAAGWYQCQLKSSGGHNAYEYLINQRSLSDGTLDNFMLGYAPDQWDGLLNYLHQVENISLELLESSGLIVPRKGGNGFYDRFRNRVIVPIFDQQNRVIGFGGRSLDGSEPKYLNSPETEIFEKGKHLYGLDKAAKTIRTEDLAVVVEGYFDVIALHQAGISNAVASLGTALSNQQITKLSRCTESKRICLNFDSDSAGIRAANRAITEVEQLSMQGQLELRVLHLPEGKDPDEFLKQHSSADYKALLDKSPLWLDWQIDNVIKDLDLNKSDHFQLAVSGVVQLLGKLPNSALRTHYLQKVSELLSGGHSRFAIQLEKDLRNQIKGQRWHGRSRKFDQPGEAPLREKSEAEILRIYIHFPIHRGEIRKEMRAREIEDFAFHHHRLLWVAISELEEEKVGPDLLESVNRGDSSGDELFAINLNDLVFDKLINEDSKTLSKITQLLTPGEFQLTAMSQPTHLFRGAMATLERQKSIKRCRHLIESWSSQRLRTLEECITSLIENNRLDTSESVEIEDKINLMFNQLNNDAINFQELYYSERKHILYLDKQRCLNDNNSNFNE from the coding sequence ATGACAAGTCCACGTTTTCACCCGCGAACGATCGAAGCAGTAAAAGAACGTGCTGATATTGTCGATATCGTCGGTGAACATGTAGTTCTTAAGAAAAGAGGAAGAGAGTTTGTAGGGATTTGTCCATTTCATGATGACAGTAAACCGTCTATGACGGTTTCACCAGCTAAGCAGTTTTACTACTGTTTTTCGTGTGGAGCAGGCGGAAACTCCATTAAATTTCTGATGGAGTTTCAACGCCAAAGTTTTAGTGAAGTTGTACTTGAATTGGCTAGAAGATATCAATTACCAATTGAGACGTTTGATGCTCCGCAGCAGGAGCGTTTTCGCAAACAACTAAGTCGTAAGGAGAGCCTTCTTCGTGTTTTGTCTCTGGCTGCTGGTTGGTATCAATGCCAACTAAAGAGTTCAGGAGGTCACAACGCATATGAATATTTGATTAATCAAAGATCTTTATCAGACGGAACCCTTGATAACTTTATGCTTGGATATGCCCCTGATCAATGGGATGGTCTTCTTAATTATCTACATCAAGTCGAAAATATTTCTCTGGAATTACTTGAATCTTCAGGATTAATTGTTCCCAGGAAAGGAGGAAATGGCTTTTATGATCGATTTAGGAATCGTGTAATTGTTCCAATCTTTGATCAACAAAATAGAGTTATAGGTTTTGGTGGCCGGAGTCTTGATGGATCAGAACCAAAGTATTTAAATTCACCTGAGACTGAAATATTTGAAAAAGGAAAACATCTTTATGGTCTTGATAAGGCTGCAAAGACTATTCGAACCGAAGATCTAGCTGTTGTTGTTGAAGGCTATTTTGATGTAATAGCTCTTCATCAAGCAGGAATTTCTAACGCTGTAGCCTCTTTAGGAACAGCTCTTAGCAATCAACAAATTACAAAACTTTCAAGATGTACAGAAAGCAAGAGAATATGTTTGAACTTTGATAGTGATAGTGCTGGCATACGAGCAGCAAATAGAGCTATCACAGAAGTTGAGCAACTTTCGATGCAAGGACAACTTGAATTAAGAGTTCTTCATCTCCCAGAAGGGAAAGACCCTGATGAGTTTCTTAAACAACATTCTTCAGCTGATTACAAGGCCTTACTAGATAAATCACCCTTATGGTTGGATTGGCAGATTGATAATGTTATAAAAGATCTTGATTTAAATAAGTCAGATCACTTTCAATTAGCAGTTAGTGGAGTTGTTCAATTATTAGGTAAACTTCCTAATTCGGCTTTAAGAACTCATTATCTTCAAAAGGTTTCTGAACTTCTAAGTGGAGGTCATTCGCGTTTTGCAATTCAATTAGAGAAAGATCTTCGTAATCAAATAAAGGGTCAAAGATGGCATGGTCGTTCTCGTAAATTTGATCAACCTGGTGAAGCTCCTTTAAGAGAAAAGAGCGAAGCTGAAATACTCAGAATATATATACACTTTCCAATTCATAGAGGAGAAATTCGAAAAGAAATGAGGGCTAGAGAGATTGAAGATTTTGCTTTTCATCATCATCGGCTACTCTGGGTTGCGATTAGTGAATTAGAAGAGGAAAAAGTTGGACCTGATCTTTTAGAATCTGTAAATAGAGGTGATAGCTCAGGAGATGAATTGTTTGCAATTAACTTAAACGACTTGGTATTCGATAAATTAATTAATGAAGATAGTAAAACCCTCTCAAAAATTACTCAATTATTAACTCCTGGAGAATTTCAATTAACTGCTATGTCGCAGCCTACTCATCTTTTTCGGGGGGCAATGGCTACCTTGGAAAGGCAAAAGTCAATTAAAAGATGTCGACATCTTATTGAATCATGGAGCTCTCAAAGACTTAGAACTCTTGAAGAATGCATAACTTCACTTATAGAAAATAATCGATTAGACACCTCAGAATCAGTCGAGATTGAGGATAAAATAAATCTAATGTTTAATCAACTTAATAATGACGCTATAAACTTTCAAGAACTTTATTACTCTGAAAGAAAGCATATACTTTACCTGGACAAACAGAGATGCTTAAATGATAATAATTCTAATTTTAATGAGTAG
- a CDS encoding DMT family transporter, whose amino-acid sequence MKNHSNKLDNQNTKELQGVKALLISALAFSIMTVCVKQLKGRIPVAEIVFLRALFSLIITRVMLYNKQVNPWGTNRGLLLLRGLLGTIALLCIFKALEFLPLGSATIIQYTYPTYVSLAAWIFLKEKINLQMILSVVIGWIGVLLVVQPNWIIINGMELPIEDVAVAISGALFTALAYICVRKLSKDEHPLVIIHYFPLVSVPLTFPFFISNGVTPLGGEWLWLIGIGVFTQIGQIGITKGLKHLPAARASCISYSQVLFATIWGIIIFSEQINEYLIIGAMLILVASLISINAKLKVI is encoded by the coding sequence ATGAAAAATCATTCTAATAAATTAGATAACCAAAACACAAAAGAGCTTCAAGGGGTTAAAGCACTTTTAATCAGTGCTTTAGCTTTTAGTATTATGACTGTTTGCGTTAAACAATTAAAAGGACGTATTCCAGTTGCTGAAATAGTTTTTTTAAGGGCATTATTCAGCTTGATAATCACAAGAGTAATGCTATATAACAAACAAGTAAATCCTTGGGGGACAAATAGAGGACTTTTGCTATTGAGAGGTCTTTTAGGAACAATAGCTCTATTATGTATATTCAAAGCATTAGAATTTCTACCACTAGGTTCAGCCACAATTATTCAATATACATATCCAACATACGTTTCTTTAGCCGCATGGATATTTTTAAAAGAAAAAATCAATTTACAGATGATTTTATCCGTAGTAATTGGATGGATAGGAGTCTTATTAGTTGTACAGCCAAACTGGATAATCATTAATGGAATGGAACTCCCAATTGAAGATGTTGCAGTAGCTATTAGCGGCGCTTTATTTACAGCTCTTGCGTACATATGTGTTCGCAAACTATCTAAAGATGAACATCCTTTAGTTATTATTCATTACTTCCCGTTGGTTTCTGTTCCATTAACTTTTCCATTTTTTATAAGTAATGGAGTCACTCCTTTAGGTGGAGAATGGCTATGGCTTATTGGAATAGGAGTTTTTACTCAAATTGGTCAAATAGGAATTACAAAAGGTCTTAAGCATTTACCAGCAGCAAGAGCTAGTTGCATCAGTTATTCACAAGTTCTTTTTGCAACTATTTGGGGAATAATCATTTTCTCTGAGCAAATTAACGAGTATCTTATTATTGGAGCAATGCTTATTCTTGTTGCCTCTCTTATAAGTATTAACGCCAAACTAAAAGTTATCTAA
- a CDS encoding glycine zipper 2TM domain-containing protein, with amino-acid sequence MKLILAILVLFGSTSPLLSEEIETYRKPGYSSTRTCTRREYREEYIPGTPENPGYVKNWYEYVEVSCNPNKSEVIDDNDCKEGSLIGGLLGAGLAASSSRGKGRMWAIPAGGVTGALIGCQIDGG; translated from the coding sequence ATGAAACTAATTCTTGCAATTCTTGTTCTCTTCGGTTCAACATCACCTTTATTGTCAGAAGAAATTGAGACTTATCGAAAACCTGGGTATTCGAGCACTCGAACATGTACACGTCGTGAATACCGAGAAGAATACATACCAGGCACCCCTGAGAATCCAGGATATGTTAAAAACTGGTATGAATATGTAGAAGTTTCTTGTAATCCCAATAAGAGCGAGGTCATAGATGATAACGACTGCAAAGAGGGAAGCTTAATAGGTGGACTCCTAGGTGCTGGTTTAGCAGCATCTAGCTCAAGAGGTAAAGGAAGGATGTGGGCAATTCCTGCTGGAGGTGTTACTGGAGCACTTATTGGATGCCAAATTGACGGTGGCTAA
- the ruvA gene encoding Holliday junction branch migration protein RuvA, with product MICWLKGKKIDAWSTGSKSGAVVSCGGIGYEVQLLPRDQAKNKELEEITLWIHQIFREDSFYLFGFIDKKERNLFRKLIKINGIGPQSAISLLDKYIFNELVEAIRNSDISKLTKASGIGKKIAERLTIELRDKLDEFNQSSSQKTRLLASSMPNDEAKDADIKNELISILAGLNYEEFEIIQAINAVSTEIQQANTASKLEVETQKADTKDLYLKRALVWLSQDVSSKGT from the coding sequence ATGATTTGTTGGCTAAAAGGTAAAAAAATTGATGCTTGGAGTACCGGAAGCAAAAGTGGCGCAGTAGTTTCTTGCGGAGGTATAGGTTATGAAGTACAGCTTTTACCAAGAGATCAAGCTAAAAATAAAGAACTAGAAGAAATAACACTATGGATACATCAAATTTTTAGAGAAGATAGCTTTTACTTATTTGGTTTTATCGATAAAAAGGAAAGAAATTTATTTCGGAAATTAATCAAAATAAATGGCATTGGTCCTCAAAGTGCTATTTCACTTCTTGATAAATATATTTTCAATGAACTGGTAGAAGCAATAAGAAATTCGGATATTTCAAAGTTAACTAAAGCATCCGGCATTGGCAAAAAAATCGCAGAAAGGCTAACAATTGAACTTAGAGATAAGCTAGATGAGTTTAATCAATCAAGTTCACAAAAAACTCGGTTACTAGCTTCCTCTATGCCAAACGATGAGGCTAAGGATGCTGATATTAAAAATGAATTAATCTCTATACTGGCAGGACTGAACTACGAAGAATTTGAAATTATACAGGCTATAAATGCAGTCTCAACGGAAATACAGCAAGCAAATACAGCAAGCAAACTAGAAGTAGAAACACAAAAAGCCGACACAAAAGACCTATATCTAAAAAGAGCTCTTGTATGGCTAAGTCAAGATGTTTCATCAAAAGGAACTTGA
- the rpsO gene encoding 30S ribosomal protein S15, which produces MSLNTEEKQSLINQHQTHPTDTGSAEIQVAMLTERISKLSDHLQGNIHDYSSRQGLLKMIGQRKRLLNYVKVKSEKRYTQLISKLSIRG; this is translated from the coding sequence ATGTCACTGAATACAGAAGAAAAGCAAAGCCTAATCAATCAACATCAGACTCACCCTACAGATACAGGTTCTGCAGAGATACAAGTCGCAATGCTTACCGAAAGAATCTCCAAGCTAAGCGACCATCTTCAGGGAAATATTCATGACTATTCATCTAGACAAGGACTTTTGAAAATGATTGGACAAAGGAAAAGACTATTGAACTACGTAAAGGTTAAAAGTGAGAAAAGATATACACAATTAATAAGTAAGCTTTCTATCAGAGGATGA
- a CDS encoding PAM68 family protein has product MNKKDTKSTDFENQITQTGFKEKALTKKKQKNSSGKRETGIPKEVANRMARRIAITTGIPTLSGMGVFIGSYYLITKGIADIAPVVTLMTSGGCFLFGLLGLSYGILSASWDKSAGTFLGLENINPNIRRMKEAFKAKESTN; this is encoded by the coding sequence ATGAATAAAAAGGATACAAAATCAACAGATTTTGAAAATCAAATCACTCAAACAGGTTTTAAAGAAAAAGCCTTAACGAAAAAGAAGCAGAAGAATTCATCAGGAAAAAGAGAAACAGGTATTCCCAAGGAAGTTGCCAACAGAATGGCAAGGAGAATAGCTATCACGACTGGAATACCAACCTTATCTGGAATGGGAGTATTTATTGGTAGTTATTACCTTATAACCAAAGGTATAGCTGATATAGCACCAGTAGTTACTCTCATGACTTCAGGAGGATGCTTCCTTTTCGGACTTTTAGGTTTAAGTTATGGAATTTTATCTGCCAGTTGGGACAAAAGTGCAGGTACTTTTCTGGGACTTGAAAATATAAATCCAAATATAAGAAGAATGAAAGAAGCATTCAAAGCTAAAGAAAGTACCAATTAA